TATGAATTAGAGCCAGAAGTACAAAAACTGCATCTCGAAAAAAAGATTTTGAGTTTAAAGATGGGTTTACATGAAGTAAATCGTATTTTACTATTTTTAAATAGAAATAACAAAATTTATAAACAAGTTTCTTAAATCTTAAAATTCCTCCCACTTCTCCATTTTCGGTAACAAAAAAGTAATCTACCCCTGATATATGGCTCATTTTTAATATATTAAAAAGAGAAGAAACACCTCCAGTAATAGACAAATCAGGAATTGTTATTAAAACTTTCAACTTGTATTGAGCCTATTAAAATTTTGCTTTAAGACGGCATTTAATACTAAAATTTAGAATTTCATTTTATCAAAATAAATGTTAAAGCAATGCATATTCTTTTAAATAATTATTCGCTGTATTTTTTATATTGAAAGTATTAAAAGCAAATTCAAAACTTCTATTAATTTTATCCAATCTGTGTTGATTTGAATAATCCATAATTAATTTTTCAATTTTACTAGCACAGTCGTAATGATTAGCCTTTTCAAAATATTCGCCGAATTTACCACCACCAATTACTTCCATAGGACCTTCAATATCTGAAACTAACACAGGAATCTTGGCAGCTATAGCTTCCACAATTGTCAAACCAAAGCCTTCATAAATTGATGGCTGAACAAGTAAACTATATGATTTTAGGTTTAGATATACATAATCTCTTCTCTTAAGTCCGAGAAAATTAACATAGTCTTTAATATCCAATTCGTGAACTAAATTTTCTAAATAAATTTTGTCTGAATTGTTATTAGACTCTCCAATTAAATCTAACTTTATATATTTGATACCCTTATCATGAATTAAGATTGCTAATGCTCTTAAAAGGACATCCTGACCTTTCAATTTGTAATCTAATCGACTTACTTGAAGTATAGAAAAGAGTGGGCTATAGCTATTTATATTTTCTTTATACTCAACTTTTTCAAAATCAATTCCATTGTAAACAACCTTAACATTAATACCACTTCTACTTAATATATCCTTTCTGACCGCATCAGAAATAGCAAAAACTTGGTTATACTTTGTAAAATGCTTTAAAGGCATATTTAAAGAATGAACAGTTAAGCAAATCTTTGAAGTACCTGTAAATTTTATAAGTGGCGCCAAGTTATGATTATGACAATGAATAACAGTTGGATTAATCTGAAAAATTAAATAGTTAAGCTTTAATAATTTGAGAATATTTAAACTTTTAGGTTCTCTATTAATAAAGCTAATTTTGACTCTCTTATCAATGCATTTAATTAAAGTTAGATCGTAAATATTATTAACAATAATTAATTCAACACTGGAACTTTTTATTTGCTCATTTAAAACATCAACTAACATGGTTTCTGCTCCACCTGTTTTCAGAGAAAATATAACGTGTACTATTTTCACCAACTACTTTATTTAATTAAATCCTTAATACGTGCCTTAAAACTATACCAATAGGTTTTTACAACAGTTTTAGCATACTTCTTAGCACCATTTTTTAAAAGTACTAATCTTATGTCATTAAAAAATTTTTGGCCACCAGTTGATGTCTTTGTTTCTTCCCAAATTCTGAAGCAACTTAATGGTGGATAAGTTGTATAATATATAGGGGCAAAATTTAATAATCTAAGCCACAAATCTAAATCCATGCAATAATGAATAGATTCATCTAGGTAGTTTACCTTTTTAAGCATTGCTTTGTTATAAAATGATCCTGGTTGAGAAACACGATAATCATGATTAAGAAGATAATCCTTATTTGGTATGATGATACAATACTCTTTGATAGTATCCCCTTTTCCATCAATCATTTTCCCATAGGCGTTATAATAAATGCTTCCATTTGGTTTAGAGTGATATAACTCCACTATCTTCTCAACACATTCAGGATACAATAAGTCATCAGAATTAATCCAACCTACCAATTCACCTTTAGATAATTTAAAACCCTTGTTTATTGCCTCAGATTGCCCGTTATCTTTTTCATGAATAATAATATCTATTTTATCCTTATATTTATTTACGATTTCCATCGTGTTATCTGACGAACCACCATCAACAACTATGTATTGAATATTTTTATAGGTTTGATTAATAACAGATAAAATAGTTTCTTCTATATACGAACCTTGATTATATGAAGGTGTAATGATTGAAACTAATATATTATTTGTCATATAGGCATTTTAAATTTTACTAAGTTAATATGTTTGCAAAAAAACAATGCTAACAAATTTTTGCACCAATATAACTTTTTACAAATTTTGGAGAATTAGTCTTAGATTTCTATTTTTTGAGCTACAATAATTTTTCACTTTATAATCTATAATTTGCATTAGCTAAGCTATTAACTAATTTACTTTTCTTATAATAAATATTTGTTAGTACCAGTAGAAATATAAATAAAAGCTGTATCCTTTGATCACTATTTAAAGCGGGATTAATAAGATTATTAATAAAAAAGCATAAAAATCCAGGAAACAATATCATAGACATTAAATCTATTTTATTTTTAAATGAATTATAAAATAATGAAAGTGCTACAATATTATATTTTAAAAAAAATAGAAAATAAAAAAGGAATGGTACTAGTCCAAAAGTAAATAAAACAGTTAAATAGAAGTTTTCCACATGTCCAGCGGTGTTTGTATAAACTATTTTATCAATAGATGTATTCCAACCATGATGATAAAGTTCGTATGCAAGATTGCCTGGGCCCGAACCGAAAAAGATATTATCCTTCCAAACCTGATAACCAACTTCCCATAATTCTAATCTGCCTTTTTGTAAATCATCCTGAGAATTATTAATTCTACTTAGTAAAGGGCTACCACCTGCAATCTGGTTTAGTATTGTTTCCCAACTAAAAAATAAGACTAATAATAAACCCAAATAAATTATCCTATATTTTTTAGTACCAGCTATAAACTCCATAATAAATAAAGATACACCAAATGCAAAAAGAGCCATTCTGGAGATAGTCAAACCAATACAAAGCAATGTAAGTATAAGTAAAAATAATGCTACAAGTTTTCTATTTTTATAATATTTAAAATAAACATAAAGGACTAATCCAACAACAGAAAGATAAAGAGAAAAAGTTAAGGAGTTACCAAAAGGCCCCCAGATACGTGAAACACTTAATTCACTTTCATTTGAACTAAAAGTTGTATTTGAATTTAGTTGATCTTCTGTAAATAAGTTAAATGCAGAAAACCCAAAATATTGCATTATTGAAATAAATACTGATATTAAAAACCCAAAATACAATCCTTTAATGACGTACTCAAATGCATTGTCATAAAATGTAATTTCTGATAGTATAATATATATAATCAGAATTTGTAAATAATTAAAAAATTGTGTAAATCCTTGCTTTATATCTTCTACCTGAATAAGGGAAAAGACGATAGATAAAGTAAATAAAAAAAGGAAAATAGTAAGAAAAGAACTTGTACTTTTATAAGGATTATTTTGTAATGGTGATTTTAAAACAAGTACAAAATAGTATAATAATAAAATAATAGTTATTTGTGTAAAATTCGCTATACTATGTCCACCAATTTTCCAAGAGTTTAAAAAAGGAATACTAATAGCAAGAAAAAATAAAACCCAATTATTTATTTTATATATTGTTTTCATAAGTTTTATTATTTTTCAAAGCAGATTGGTAAACATTAAGGGTTTTTGTTGCAGCATCACTCCATTGAAATTTTTTAACTTGTTCTTTACCTCTTTTGATTAAGTCTTTCCGGAGGAGTTTATTATTAAGTATATTCTCTAAACTTTTTTCTAAGTTTTCCTTATTGTCTAATTTAAAATACTCAGCAGCTGGCCCACAGATTTCTCTAAATATAGGAATATCAGAACAAACAACAGGGCAATTCGCTATAAATGCTTCTAGTAATGGCATACCAAAGCCTTCTGAGAGGGAAGGAAACACGAAACAAAGTGCATTAGCATAGAAAGAATATAACTCAAAGTCTGAAACATGGTTCTTAAAAATAACTCTATTTGTCAAATTAAGAGATTCTATCAATTTTAACTCCTGAGATGAAGCAGGACCTCCTATTACTTTTAATTGAATATTATTCTTTTTTAAGAAGTTTGAAGCCGCATTGATAAAAAATATAAAATTTTTATAAGTTTCTCTTTGTCCTATAAATAAAATATATGAACCATCAGTAATAAGGTTATTATTATTTTCACTTACATTATGCATTGTAAAGGCTTCAGGGTAGCCATGATAAATAACGTGTATGGTATCAGGGTCTATATTATAAAGGTTTAATATTTCAGATTTTGTTGTTTCTGAAATTGCAATTATTGCTGAAGCATTTAAAATTATTTTCCTTTTGTTGTCAATAAGAGTTTTCATCGATTCTTTAAAAAAAATCTCAGGAATCATATCATGTATTGTTATAACATAAGGAGTAGATGAATTTAATTTTAGAAAATATGAATCATAATATGTTGGATGGAAAATGTCAAACTTATTAATTTTTAAAGCTACCACATACTTGTTAATTGCATAAAGAAGCCTTCTACATCCTTTCCTATTAAAAATTTTTAAAAGTTCAAATTGTGATGATGTATAGGCGTTATTACAGCCAAGGTTTATGATAGATGATTTACTTTCCTTCTTAGAAGCATTTATATAATCATTAATAGTTGCATGGTATCTAGATATTCCACCATATCTTTGAAGAAAAAATATTTGAAAATCTACTAAAACTTTCATTAATGCTCAGTTACTATTATAATAACTATTTATTTTTAAAATTTCACTCTTTATTTTATTTCTAAATCTTACAAATAAATTCTTTTTTCGCACCGTAAATAATTTATTACAAGAATAAATATCTGCATCATAGTGTGGTATGTAAATACTACAGTCTTGAACTTCTCCTTTAATAGATTCTAAAGCTTTTCCTGATACATTTAAATCTATATCTTTAGTATGAGTAGCCATTTCATCAAAGCCAATATTTGAAACTAAATTATAATTTGAAGCTATAGCTAAGCCATTATTTTTCCATACAGAATACACCCACTGATAATCCCAAGTATCAATTAAGCCTTGTTTTGTTTTATAAAATGCACTTTGCCAATATTTTAAAGAATTAGGATAATTGATAACACTTTTGTAGATATTATATTCAAAAAAGGTTTCAACTTCTTTCATTTCTATATCATATTTTTCCCATGCTCTTCTCCAAGTTGCCCAACCCCATACATGGCAAATTTTTGAAAAATAATATGATCCAGTTCCTCTTACAATACCATCTTGAAAATTAACGCCATTTATATGCATTATAGAATCATTATACTTATATTTATCAAGTAAATATTCACAATAATTAAAAAATGAAGATGAAGGCAAACAATCATCTTCTAGTATTATACCCTGTTCTTCATGTTCAAAAAACCAAGTAATAGCAGAGCTTACCGCCATTTTACACCCTAAATTCTCTTTACGTATTAATCTTTTGACATTGCATGGCCAATCAATATTTTCGAATATATTAATTGTCTCTTGAACATTAATCAAATCAGCCTTTCTATCTTTTCTGGGCCCATCTACTGCAATATAAAGTCTATTAGGTTTTGCTTGCTTGATTGCATTAAAAACTTGTTGAATGTGTTTAGGTCTGTTGAAGCCAATAATTAATACAGGAGGAACAGGCATAGATTAAATATAATTTTTAATTGATGGCTTGAAGAATACCAAAAAAGATTTTAATTGTAGATTAAAAATAACACGTGTTTTTGTTGTAAAAGAGTTTGCTATAAATGCTGCAAACATTTGTGCTATAAGTGTCGCTATAGCGGCACCAAAGGCTTGATATTCAGGTATTAAAACAATATTTAGAATAATATTTATACTTAAACCTATTATAGTTCTAATTACTACATGTCGTTGTAAATTATTGATTATAAACCAATTACTACTTCCCACTCCTAAAAATACAAATACTCCCGTCCAAATATGCACTGCTAATACCCCACCTACTCCATTATATTCAATTCCATAGAGTGTGTTAACAATTATATCAGAAAAAAAGGTAAATATTATTGCGAATACAACTGAAATCGTACAGAGGATATTAAATAGCTTTTGGAATGCATTCAAAAAGTCTGTTTCATTCTTTTCCTTAAGCTGTATAATTGAAGGATAAACTGAAATGCATATTGCTCCTGCTAAAAAATAGTGTATTTCAGATAAGCGAACGGCTGCACTATATCTACCAAGTTCTGTATTACCAACCATATTCTTTATCATTAACTGATCTATCCGCATGTAAATAATAATGAATAAATCAGAAATTATTAATGGCCATGAACGTGACAATAAATTTTTAGCATAAGATAGATCAAACTTTAATTCATTTATGGTTTGTCTTGAAACTATCAAATAAAAATAAGTTAATATAACTCCCGCTATAAAAGTTTCTGCAATTGACAACAAACCAAATATTAAAATATTTGAACCATTTAATAATGCAAAAACTTTTATTATATTAATAATAATATACGCGCTTGATTTTGCAATAACTGATTTTTTTGATTCAGTTAGGGATTGATAATAGATATCAAAAATTTCTGAACTTTGGAAAATACATTGAAACGATAAAATAATTAATAAATACTTTATTAAAGGTTCATTATTTAAAGTAAAAGAAAATAGGAAAATCAAAAAACAAATAATAGAACCTGAAAATAATCGTAAAATTAATGAAGTAAAAACGACTTGTCCTTTATTATTCTCCTTTATTAATTCTGTTAGTACAATATTATTTAAACCTAAACTTATAATTGGCACACAAATAGCAATTATACTTAGTGCATAATTTAAAGCGCCTAGATTGAATGGCCCCAAATACCTAGCCACCCAGATACCAACGATTAAACCACCAAACATTCTTATTAATTTATCACCAATTACCCATATGGAATTAAAGATTATCTTTTGTTTATTTTTTAGCTTCCCTACAAAATCATTTAGAACTTCCATTAATATTTTGTATTATTTCTAAATTTACATACTTATTTAAGCTGCTACATGAATCATTATCAAGCTGTAATGTTTATTACTTAGTATGAATTTTTGATTTTTAAATTTATGGCAATCATAAATAATTATATTTAGGTGTATATTGTATTTATAAACTTACTTTTTATAATTAATTTTTGATATTTATTAATTTTCATATCAAGTAGTTATGTTAACAAAGTATAGCTAGATTTTTTGGATTTAGAATAGCCAAGTTGTTATATTATTAAATGATATAACAACTTATTTCATAGTGAATAGAATTAAAATCGATTAAAGAATTTTTTAAATCGTGTAACTGGCTTATTCACGTCGGGATTATAGGAATTATAATAACTATCATCATAGTTATATCCATAGCCAAATTTTTCACCTTGTATGCCGTTGAAAACAATTTTCATATTAGGCATTTTCTTACTTTTAAATACTTGTTTGATAAAGTCACGTTCAATTTTACGGGTAAAGCCTTGCCGCACGATATACAAGGTTACATCGGCTACGCGGGAGATAATAACGGCATCCGTAACCAAGTGAATGGGCGGGCTATCAATAATAATATCGTCGTACCAATTTTTCAGAATCAGGATTAAATCGTCTAATTTCGTTTTCTCCAGTAATTCAGAAGGATTAGGTAATATGCTACCGCAGCCAATTATATCCAGGTTAGCGATGCCCGAAGCTTGAATAATGTCCTCTAAAGCTGCTTGTCCATTCAGGAAATCACTAATGCCTTGTTGTTCGAGGGATATCTTAAACGCTTGGGAAACTTTGGGTTTACGTAAGTCCATTTCCAGAATAACTGTTTTCCGGTCGGAATGGGCCAGTACTACCCCTAAGTTAGTACTTACAAAGCTTTTTCCTTCTCCCCCGGTACTGGAAGTAATTAAGGTAACCCGGCCACCCTCATTGTGGTTATGCACGTGATACAAGTTCGTGCGCAGGGTCCGAAATTGTTCCCCAATGGCAAAATTGCCCCGGCCATTGGTAACCACAATCGCTTCTTTTGAATTCTGGTGCGATAACTCTGCCAATATGGGTACGTCCACTTCGTTTTCAATATCCTGACGAGAGATGATTTTATCGTTTAAATTTTCGCGGGCATAGATAAATCCTGCCGGAGCCACTAAGCCTAATAAAAGCGCAATGCCCAATACCATAGGGATCTGTGGCCATTTTACCGGACCGGCATGGGCATCATCCACTATCCGCACATCCGATAAGATAGAAGCATAACTCAGGGCCACCTCTTCCTTTTTTTCGAGCAGGTAGGTGTACAACTTTTCTTTACTGGCTTGTTCCCGCTGTAATACAATCAATTGTCGTTCCTGCCCCGGTAATTTTTTAATGGAACCTTCAAACTTTTGGTTAAAAGCTTGGAGTTGTTTTTGGGTTGTCAGAAACGAAGATTTAATATTTTCTATTTTTTCGTTTATAGCTTCTTTGGTCGTTTTAATCTGGAGATCAATGGGCTCAAAAATGGGGTTTGCTTCGGGAGTAGTAGCCAGCATCTGGTCGCGTTGCGATTGGAAATCCGACAATTTTTGCAGGAGTTGAACTAAACCTTCATCCGCAATACCCACTAAACTTGGTACCGTATTTTTATTTTGCGGAGAATTGAGGTGATTTTGAATACCCTGAATAACATTAAGTTGTACCGTTGCCTCGTTTAGCTTGTTTTCGTTAGCTTGCACATTATCCAGGTACACTTTCGATTCAGAAGAAATATCAGTAATACCCTGCGAGCTTCTAAAATCTTCTAACTCTTCCTCGGTACGGCTTAATTCTTTTGCCAGTGAATCAATCCGGGAGTTAATGAAATTTAAATTCTTTTGCGTTTCATTATTTTTTTGATTAACTGCATCGTTACTGTATGTTTCCAATAAAGTATTCAGAAAATCGCGGCCCCGTTGCGGAACTTGCTCATTTATGGCCAGGGAAACAAAGGGTGCTAATTTGTTTTCCATGGATACTTTCAGGTTCCGCTGGTACGCATCCGAAACAATGTCCGGGTCCTGAATAATTATTTTAATTTCCGAACCAATAAACCAGTTTAGGTTAGCAGTTGGTTTTAATTGCCAATTACCTAAATCATTCTGAATGGGACTGTTAAAAGCATATTCTTTCGTTTTGCCATCCGGTTCTTTTAGAATAAAGCTATTTTTATTTTTTATCTGAATTTCCAGTTCCGGAATAGTAAACGTAGTGGGCTGCTTTAAAAAGGTAAGTTTTACGGGAGTAATGGCATACAAATCCCGGTTTTTTACGCTATCCTGGTGCTGGTAAGAAACCCACAACTGTAAATCCATAATTACCTGGTGCACCAGCTTCCGGGATTTCAACAGTTCCATTTCGTTTTCTACTAATTTAGTGGTATTCGGCGCTATTTCGTTCAGCGATAAATTCTTGTTATTTGTATTAACCCCTGTTTTTCTGAGGTCTTTAAATTCCAGCGCTGCTTTTACCTCGTAAGTGGGGTCGGTTACCCGCAAATAATAAAAAGCACCCACTACTGAAAGTACCATCCCTAACGCGAAGAGCGGCCAATGGTACAGGTATTTATCTACTAATTTTTTAATATCAAACGACTCGGCTTCTCGGGCAGGGAGGGTAAATGTGGTAAACTGGGCTGCTTGCTGGGTAGTACTCATACACTAAGCTATTATTAATAAACTAGCAAAATTACCTTAAGAATATCGTTAAAAGGATGGAAAGAGCTGATACAGCCGAGAACACCAGATTTGCATTTTGATAACCCCGGTTAACCGTAGCGAATTTTGATTTATCGGGTTGCACGTATAGTACATCGTTGTTCCGGAGGTAGAAATAAGGCGATTCCATAAGTTTCTTAGAAGTTAAATCAATGGGATAATACTCGCGGCTTCCGTCTATTTCGCGGATCAGGAGAACATTATTACGCATAGCGGTAATGTTTAAATCGCCGGCTAAACTTAAAGCATCCGTGATAGTGATTCTCTCGTTTTGAACGGTATACACATTCGGGTTTTGTACATCCCCCAAAACCGATACCCTGAAATTTAAAATACGAACATTTATCACGGGCTTTTTAAGGAAAGTAACCAGTTGCGCAGTTAAATTATTCTGTATCTCCGTAGTAGTTAAACCAGATACTTTTACGGTGCCGATTAAAGGCAAATTAATTTCTCCGTTAACATCCACTAAAAAACCAACTACCGGGTTATTATAAAAGAACTCATTACTGGGCCCTGCCATCCGGTTCATATTATAATTAAATAAAGCAGAAGCTTCTGGATTTAAACTATTTACGTGGATACCTAAAATATCACCCGGCTGAATTTTAAGTGGCGAAAAATTAGTAATATCTTCTTTGGAAGGCGCCGTCCTATTTAAATCCTGGAAATAAGGAATGTTTTTATAAGAACTACAAGCAGTAAGTAAGGCAAACAGCAATAAGCCTACGATTCGGAGAGTAAAAAGACGCATTTAGAAGTTAGGTAAAAATTAATTCGATAGTTTGACTTATTTTAGGGCTAATAATAAAAATCAGATAAAATCTAGAACAAAGTTTTAATTCTAGTTAGTAGTACATTGACGATAAGCGATTTATACTTAAAGAACAGCTATTTTATAATGTTCAAAGAAATTTTGAATTCTCTAATTGATTGTAAATTAGCGCATGAATAATATTATACAATAGAGAGATTTTTTATAATATACCGCCTAACATGAAACCAAAATAAATAAGTTTCGTATGCCTTAAGTTTTTTTTAAAATAATTAAACTTTGACTTTGATTATTACAAATATTTAAAAAAACCTATTAATGTATATAAGGATTATATAAAACCCTATTAAATACCTTATACAAAGCCGACATTTAGTAGCAAAATAGAACTATTCCAATCTAACCTTTAAACACCCAACTAAGTAATTATAACACAACTTCTTTAATTATATATTTTAAAATATATAAAATCACTTTCTAGCTTAAAATAACAACTATTTAAAACCAGCAAGCATATTAAATTACTTATATACAACTCCTATAAGTAGAACCAATTAAATTGAACATAATCAAGAATACTTGCAATACAATAAACCCAAGTCTGTCTTGTTTAAAGATATAGTAAGCGTTACTATTAACTTTTACTTAAAAATGCAACAGCCTCTTGTATATCCTTCAATCTTCTTTATTCTATTTATCAGATTAGCTCCTTCTTTTGTAGTTCAACTATAAATCCGGTTAGTTGCTGATTTGTTACCGGGTATTTTAGAAAAATCTTTAGAATATTTTATCTATACCGATTGCCCCAATCCATCTGCTGCAATGAAAGTATTAGGTAGGGTATGATTCAAAAGTTTTGGACTGAATTACACCTGGCGCGTTCTGTGTTTTTTAAATCCCGGATGCTCCGAAATATTTAACACCGAAGAATGTACATTTTATTGCGTGAAGCCAGCTAAATAAACCTGAAGTCTAAATCCGGAATGTAAAGCGGAGAATATTTACTTTCTAAATTATCAGGTTTATATAGTAAAAAATCAATGAAGCAATATATATAATATACATTAAGTTGGGGTACAAGCTTCTTTCCTAAGTTTAGGAAGGTAAAGGTGATTGCATTTTTATTAAAGCTGCTCGTGAAAACGTATATATATATTCTAACCCAGGCTCTTATTCAGACAAAGCATTAAATTCTGGCCTGGTAAAACAGTTTCTTAAGTTATGATGGAATTTTATCGAACTACGTAAGAAGTAACAAACAAACTAAATAAGGTAGCCGATATGATAGAAATTATAAAATCCCAGAGAAAGTTATCAGATTCAATCCCAATCAGCAACCGGACTGAAAGGACAAATACAATCATAAACCCCATGATAAACCAATAATTTCTTCTTTTATTGTCTGCTCCCTCAGGAATCTCCCTAAAAGGACTGGTAAAAATTACCCCGCTAATTACCAACAAACCCAAAATAGAGCTTACCCGATCACTAAAAGTAGATAATAACATATAATGATTGAAAACTTCTATCCAGTTTGATAAAAAGGGCAGCATTAAAGCCAACCTGCCGCCCGGGTGCGTAAAGCTGTCCCAGGTGAGATGAGATAGGACGCCCACTAATATAGAAAACACAACAATCAAATAATGCGCTTTAAAATAGCTGAGCCAGTTAAAACCTTTGTAAAGCACTAATCTTTTTTTTAAAAAACCAGGCAAATTATCAATCAAAGGATCGCGCACTACCTGGTGAAAGGCAAAACTCAGCAGAATGGCCAGTGGTAAGTTAAAATAAAAAATAGCGGGCCAGGTGTGGCTGAAACCATCATGAATGCTCATCCGGAAAAACTTTTCAAAATCCGGAGCCATGCTTCCTACCACTAAACCGGTCATAGACCGGGTCTTTCGGGGTAAGTAGTAAAGCGGCAGAACAATGGCGGGATGCGAAAAGGTAAACGGCATTTTACTTAAATCTGGAAGCAGTAGTTAATAACAGCAGTAGTATAAAAGGTTTTACTGGCATTCGCAAGTAGCTGGTTTTGCGGGTTCTTTACCCAGCTTGCGTTTGCGCCTGAATGTGCCGGATAATTTTAACGGCGTGCTCGCGGGAATTTTCGATAAACCAGATGTGGGTATCCATGCCGCCGCAAATAACCCCGGCCAGAAACACGTTTTTGCGATTCGTTTCCATGGTATCGGGGTTATAGAAAGGATGGCGTCTTAAGTCCGAGGATAAGGTAATGCCGAACTTTTCGAGTAAATAGAACTGCGGCTGGTAGCCGGTCATGGCTAAGACATAATCATTCGGTAAAGTAACCAGCCCGGCGGGGGTTTGTACATCTACTTCGTTTTCCCGGATTACCGTAAGGTGCGATTGAAAGTAAGCTTTAATGGAACCTTCCTGAATGCGGTTTTCGAGGTCGGGTTTGGTCCAGTATTTAATGCGACCCAGTTCGGCTTCGCGGATGACCATGGTTACGTCGGCACCTTTGCGGTAAGTTTCCAGGGCTACATCGGCGGCGGAGTTATTGGCCCCAATTACCACAATTTTCTGTTTGTAGTAAAAATGCGGGTCGAAGTAATAATGCCGGACATTAGGTAAACCTTCGCCGGGAATGTTTAACAGGTTGGGTACGTCGTAAAAGCCGATGGCAATAATTACGTGTTTGGCCCGGTAAGTACTTTTGGACGTTGTAATTTGATAAATACCCTCTGATTCGCCTAAGGCGGTTACTTCTTCGAATAAATTTACGTTTAGCGCTTGTGAATCGGTTACCCGGCGGTAATACTCCAGGGCTTCGGGCCGGTTAGGTTTAGGCTGAATGGAAGCAAAAGGAATACCGCCAATCTCCAGCCGGTCGGCAGTAGAGAAAAAGGTCATGTTTAAAGGGTATTTATATAAGGAATTTACCAGGCAACCTTTTTCCACGATCAGGTACGAATAGCCGGCTTTTTTAGCTTCCAGCCCACAAGCCAGCCCAATAGGACCGGCACCAATAATTAAAATATCTAAAACAGGAGAATCCATCATACTTAATAAACTACACCAAATAATTGTTGGCTTTATGATACAAAACGTAACTACGTTGTAAAAGCAAAAGTAGTCGTTTCTGCGGGAGTTATTAAATTAGGTTAGTGTTAAGAAGTAGTTGCTATAGCGGATTTTGATGTTGTTCTTTGAAGCCGGTTCCCGTCTCCATGCATTGGTGCTATCTAACTTGCTGGCTTCAAGTTTTGCCTCGTGGCCGGCGGGCCTCGTTTGGCTCTTTCGGGCGGTTTAGCAAACCTTG
The sequence above is a segment of the Adhaeribacter swui genome. Coding sequences within it:
- a CDS encoding YpdA family putative bacillithiol disulfide reductase — protein: MMDSPVLDILIIGAGPIGLACGLEAKKAGYSYLIVEKGCLVNSLYKYPLNMTFFSTADRLEIGGIPFASIQPKPNRPEALEYYRRVTDSQALNVNLFEEVTALGESEGIYQITTSKSTYRAKHVIIAIGFYDVPNLLNIPGEGLPNVRHYYFDPHFYYKQKIVVIGANNSAADVALETYRKGADVTMVIREAELGRIKYWTKPDLENRIQEGSIKAYFQSHLTVIRENEVDVQTPAGLVTLPNDYVLAMTGYQPQFYLLEKFGITLSSDLRRHPFYNPDTMETNRKNVFLAGVICGGMDTHIWFIENSREHAVKIIRHIQAQTQAG
- a CDS encoding DUF4184 family protein, which produces MPFTFSHPAIVLPLYYLPRKTRSMTGLVVGSMAPDFEKFFRMSIHDGFSHTWPAIFYFNLPLAILLSFAFHQVVRDPLIDNLPGFLKKRLVLYKGFNWLSYFKAHYLIVVFSILVGVLSHLTWDSFTHPGGRLALMLPFLSNWIEVFNHYMLLSTFSDRVSSILGLLVISGVIFTSPFREIPEGADNKRRNYWFIMGFMIVFVLSVRLLIGIESDNFLWDFIISIISATLFSLFVTSYVVR
- a CDS encoding polysaccharide biosynthesis/export family protein; this translates as MRLFTLRIVGLLLFALLTACSSYKNIPYFQDLNRTAPSKEDITNFSPLKIQPGDILGIHVNSLNPEASALFNYNMNRMAGPSNEFFYNNPVVGFLVDVNGEINLPLIGTVKVSGLTTTEIQNNLTAQLVTFLKKPVINVRILNFRVSVLGDVQNPNVYTVQNERITITDALSLAGDLNITAMRNNVLLIREIDGSREYYPIDLTSKKLMESPYFYLRNNDVLYVQPDKSKFATVNRGYQNANLVFSAVSALSILLTIFLR
- a CDS encoding GumC family protein, which translates into the protein MSTTQQAAQFTTFTLPAREAESFDIKKLVDKYLYHWPLFALGMVLSVVGAFYYLRVTDPTYEVKAALEFKDLRKTGVNTNNKNLSLNEIAPNTTKLVENEMELLKSRKLVHQVIMDLQLWVSYQHQDSVKNRDLYAITPVKLTFLKQPTTFTIPELEIQIKNKNSFILKEPDGKTKEYAFNSPIQNDLGNWQLKPTANLNWFIGSEIKIIIQDPDIVSDAYQRNLKVSMENKLAPFVSLAINEQVPQRGRDFLNTLLETYSNDAVNQKNNETQKNLNFINSRIDSLAKELSRTEEELEDFRSSQGITDISSESKVYLDNVQANENKLNEATVQLNVIQGIQNHLNSPQNKNTVPSLVGIADEGLVQLLQKLSDFQSQRDQMLATTPEANPIFEPIDLQIKTTKEAINEKIENIKSSFLTTQKQLQAFNQKFEGSIKKLPGQERQLIVLQREQASKEKLYTYLLEKKEEVALSYASILSDVRIVDDAHAGPVKWPQIPMVLGIALLLGLVAPAGFIYARENLNDKIISRQDIENEVDVPILAELSHQNSKEAIVVTNGRGNFAIGEQFRTLRTNLYHVHNHNEGGRVTLITSSTGGEGKSFVSTNLGVVLAHSDRKTVILEMDLRKPKVSQAFKISLEQQGISDFLNGQAALEDIIQASGIANLDIIGCGSILPNPSELLEKTKLDDLILILKNWYDDIIIDSPPIHLVTDAVIISRVADVTLYIVRQGFTRKIERDFIKQVFKSKKMPNMKIVFNGIQGEKFGYGYNYDDSYYNSYNPDVNKPVTRFKKFFNRF
- a CDS encoding flippase translates to MEVLNDFVGKLKNKQKIIFNSIWVIGDKLIRMFGGLIVGIWVARYLGPFNLGALNYALSIIAICVPIISLGLNNIVLTELIKENNKGQVVFTSLILRLFSGSIICFLIFLFSFTLNNEPLIKYLLIILSFQCIFQSSEIFDIYYQSLTESKKSVIAKSSAYIIINIIKVFALLNGSNILIFGLLSIAETFIAGVILTYFYLIVSRQTINELKFDLSYAKNLLSRSWPLIISDLFIIIYMRIDQLMIKNMVGNTELGRYSAAVRLSEIHYFLAGAICISVYPSIIQLKEKNETDFLNAFQKLFNILCTISVVFAIIFTFFSDIIVNTLYGIEYNGVGGVLAVHIWTGVFVFLGVGSSNWFIINNLQRHVVIRTIIGLSINIILNIVLIPEYQAFGAAIATLIAQMFAAFIANSFTTKTRVIFNLQLKSFLVFFKPSIKNYI